One bacterium genomic region harbors:
- the mreD gene encoding rod shape-determining protein MreD — MSWLIWIAFLVMTLALQSAAGSHLAIKGIKPDFVLIGVVAFALRKGSVAGEVVGFLAGLIEDCLSFPLLGLNGFSKCLTGFLAGWRQSWNKSIILQLMVILMASIVNSFIILGLSSLFLPQAYFHPSVISQIIIPENLYNVGVGTLFFLFVKLIL, encoded by the coding sequence ATGTCCTGGTTAATTTGGATTGCCTTTTTAGTTATGACGCTTGCCCTGCAAAGCGCGGCCGGATCTCATTTGGCCATTAAAGGAATAAAACCGGACTTTGTTCTGATCGGTGTGGTTGCCTTTGCGCTTCGGAAGGGTTCAGTGGCTGGTGAAGTCGTAGGATTTTTAGCCGGTCTTATCGAGGACTGCCTCTCTTTTCCTCTCCTGGGATTGAACGGCTTCTCCAAATGTCTGACCGGCTTTCTGGCCGGATGGAGGCAAAGTTGGAACAAATCTATCATCCTCCAACTTATGGTCATCTTAATGGCCTCGATAGTCAACTCTTTTATTATTCTTGGCTTATCTAGCCTCTTCCTTCCTCAAGCCTATTTTCATCCATCGGTTATAAGTCAGATCATTATCCCCGAGAATCTTTATAATGTTGGAGTTGGCACGCTCTTTTTTCTCTTTGTCAAGCTAATATTATAA
- a CDS encoding ABC transporter permease, with protein MSHYILKRFLHTIPLMLGITIIAFFIIQLAPGDYFTKLSLNPEIKPETIYKLKKEFGLDKSPVIQYLMWLRQLIRLNLGQSMAYHLPVAALIKERLWNTLYLSLVSIILTWLIAIPIGIHCATHQYSLSDKAFSVMAFVGMSLPTFFVAFLFIFAAAYIDWLPTGGMTDYQHESYFFWGRVWDYLKHLIIPVSVLVATSIAGLLRLMRANMLEVLRLPYVTAARAKGLSERVIIYRHALRNAINPLITIFGYQLSGLLSGAALTEIITRWPGLGRLMLDAVLKQDIFLVMGGLVISSFLLIAGNLVADILLAVSDPRIRY; from the coding sequence ATGAGCCATTACATTTTAAAAAGATTTCTGCATACTATTCCTCTTATGTTGGGGATTACTATAATCGCTTTCTTTATCATCCAGCTCGCCCCGGGAGATTATTTTACTAAGCTGTCTCTTAATCCTGAAATTAAGCCGGAGACAATCTATAAGCTTAAAAAGGAGTTTGGTTTAGACAAATCACCGGTTATCCAATATCTTATGTGGCTAAGACAACTTATCCGACTTAATTTGGGGCAATCGATGGCCTATCACCTTCCAGTGGCTGCCTTAATTAAGGAGCGACTCTGGAACACGCTTTATCTGTCTCTTGTCTCCATTATACTTACCTGGCTTATTGCTATCCCTATCGGTATACACTGTGCCACCCACCAGTATTCCCTTTCCGACAAGGCCTTTTCAGTAATGGCCTTTGTGGGGATGTCGCTGCCCACTTTTTTTGTGGCCTTTTTGTTTATCTTTGCGGCGGCTTACATTGACTGGCTGCCCACTGGTGGGATGACTGATTATCAACATGAGAGCTATTTTTTTTGGGGTCGCGTTTGGGATTATCTCAAACACCTCATCATTCCCGTCTCAGTGCTGGTGGCCACTTCCATTGCCGGACTTCTCAGGCTTATGCGGGCAAATATGCTTGAGGTTTTGAGACTTCCTTATGTGACGGCCGCCAGGGCCAAAGGACTTTCAGAGAGGGTAATTATCTATCGCCATGCCTTACGCAACGCCATTAATCCCCTTATTACCATTTTCGGTTATCAGCTTTCCGGGCTTCTCTCCGGGGCCGCTTTAACCGAGATTATCACCAGGTGGCCTGGCCTTGGCCGTCTGATGCTTGATGCTGTCTTGAAACAGGACATCTTCTTAGTTATGGGCGGATTGGTAATCAGCTCTTTTCTTTTGATTGCGGGGAATCTGGTGGCTGATATCCTTTTGGCGGTGAGCGATCCCAGAATAAGGTATTAG